The genomic region ATCAAATACGAAGCGGACTTTTCGGTGACATGTGGAGAAGAAGAGGCCAAGTTAAAGGCGCCTCTCTTAGGAAAAGGGCAGGAGTTAATTTTAACAGGATTTCCACAGCATGACAAATTAATAACTGAATCAATAAAAATAACTCCAGATAAAAAAACCATTTTTTATATGCCAACCTGGCGAGAGTGGTTTGTGGGTAAAGATTCTTTTAAAGAGAGTGATTTCTATGCGAATTTTACCTCATTTTTAACAAACCCCCGCTTATTAGCCTTTTTAAGGGAAAATGGAATCAAAATCAACTGTTATTTACATAGGAATAATATGAAATATTATTCCGACTTGCCTGATGACTTATTTAATGAAAATATTTGTTTGCTTCCAGAGAATACTAATATACAGCAGCAGATCCTTATTAGTTCTTTGCTTATTACGGATTATTCATCAGTAAGTTGGGAGTTTTTATTGCTCAAAAAAGGAGTGATTTTTTATCAGTTTGATCAAAGTGAATACTTAAAACAACGTGGGAGTTTATTGGATTTTGATAAAGGCATTTTTGGCCCCATATGCAAAAGCGCTGATGAGTGTATTGATTTGCTAATGGAGTCTACGGAAAGTGGTTATGATAAGCTATTAGATCTTTCTTGGAGAGATAAGTTTTTTACTCATTATGATGGTAAAAATTGTGAACGTATATATAAAAAAATATTAATTGAACTTGCCAGGTGTAAAAAATGATTTGTCATGAATTAAAATGTGTTTTTGTACACATACCAAAAGTAGCAGGTACGAGTATAGAAAAAGCTTTTTTACAGCATTTGAAAATACTGAGAGAGGATGGAGCTCAGCTTTTAATACAAAAAAATGCTGATCCTTTAAAAGGGCCACCGCACTTGCAGCATATGACGGCAGAGGAATATCTCAAGTATGGTTATTTAACTCAAGAACAATTCGATAGTTACTTCAAGTTTACTTTTGTTAGAGACCCCTATGAGCGTATAGTCTCGGAATATCGCTATCGTCGCTTTTATAATGAGTATGATTTTAAAAGCTACCTAACAAAAAACTTTCCTGGTCCTATGGATGATGATTATGTGAATTATTTGGATTATTACCGCCATATTATGCCACAATCAGATTTCATCTATAATGAAAAGGGCGAATTACTTGTAGATTTCATAGGTCGATTTGAGAACATTGAAGATGATTTCAAGAAAATCTGTGAACATTTACAGGTGAAACTTGAATTGCCAAAATCTAATAAATCCAAAAATAAAAAATCATTGTTTTTAAGGCTTAAGAAAATATTTAATAAAAACCTCATGTATAGCTATAGTCATGATCAGTATTATTGTGATGATACTTTGTCTTTTATGAAAGACTATTATAAAAAAGATTTTGAAATGTTGAACTATCATTTTCGTCAAACTTAATATATAGGATCCTTGATTGATAATGGAAAAATTTGAAACATTGTATCTTCATATAGGAACGCGTAAAACGGGAACGACAGTTTTACAAAATTTTTTTTATGATAATAAAGAACTGCTGATGAAGAAGGGGATTTTATATCCTACATCGGACTTGTTAATGAGAAAGGGAACAACGCATCATCATAGAGTGGTGGAGAATAAAAGGGTAGATGGAATCCGGACTAGAGAGCAGATCTTGGAAGAGAAATCTAAGGCTAAGGTTTGTTTGATATCTAGTGAGATTTTGGAGGATTTTAGAGACAATACAGATCGTCTTCAAGAGCTTTTTAAGCTGGCCGTAAACATTAAGGTTATCGTTTATCTTCGTAGGCAGGACTCTTACTTAGAGTCTTTATATTGTCAGAAAATCAAAATGAGGCGTTGTAAGTCGGATATTTATGATTTTGAAGATGAGGTCTGCTTAGATTATTGTATTCTTCTCGATTTTTGGTCTGGACTCGTAGGAAAGGAAAATATAATCGTTCGTCCTTATGAGAAAGAGCATTTTGTGGGGGCTAATATTTTTGATGACTTCTTAAGCATATTTAACTTACGTAGCGTAGAAGGATTTAGGATCCTAAAAAGTTTTTCAAACCCTTCATTAGATAGCGCAGCTTTGGAGTTCAGGAGATTAGTTAATTTTTTGGAATTACCACGAGATCTACATGTTAAAGTTGGTAGGTTACTGGAGGTAAGATCCTTGGATTTAGGAAAAGATAAAACTTTCTCGGATCATGGTATCTTGACGACACAAGAAAAAATTACTTATATAAAAAAATATGAAGAAAGTAATAATAGTATTGCTAAAGAGTTCCTCAAAACTGACGTTTTATTTACCGCAGAACTTCCAAGGTTTCTAGATAAAGATAAAGATAAAGAAACGGACTGTCTATCTGTAGCTAGGATTGAAGAGATAGTGAAATATTTGCTTGATGAAGATTCCGACTTAGTTTCGATTTTAAGTATTTATTTACAGGTATATTTGAAGATCGGTTTAGTTGATGAGTATGTAATGGATAAAATGAATATTATGTTTCAAATAATGAATACTTATAATGAAAATAAAAAATCAATATTTGTATCTAGTATGTTTAAACGTTATTGGATCTATTTAAAGATGAAGCGTAAGCTTCATGGCTAGATTTGTTTGAAATGGCAAACGTTATTTATCAAGCGGTTAAAAAATTTAAAAAATCGAACAATAATTTCATCAAAATATTTAGAAGGTTTTTAGTGTATAATGAAAAAATTTGAAACATTATATCTCCATATAGGTACCCGTAAAACGGGTACGACAGTCATTCAAAATTACTGTCGTGATAATAAAGAACTACTCATGGAAAATGGTATTTTGTATCCAACATCAGACCTTGTGATGAAGCATGACGCATCAAATCATCATCTACTTTTTAGGTCAAAAACTGACGATTTCTCAGAAATTAGACAGGAGATTTTAGCAAATAAAAATACTGCTAAGGTGTGCTTGATATCTAGTGAACTGTTAGAGGATATAAACCGAGACCCTAGACGCACTAAAGAATTGTGTGGCCTAGCAAAAAAAGTGAAAGTTATCGTCTATTTACGTAGGCAGGAATCCTATTTAGAATCTTCATTTTGCCAAAAAATTAAACTACAGGATTTTAAATCTACTATTGATGAGCATGGGGGCGATATCTGTTTAGATTATAGTATTCTTCTTGAGTTTTGGTCTGAGATGGTGGGTAAAGAAAATGTAATCGTTCGCCCCTATGAAAAGGGACAGTTTGTTAATGGCAATATTTTTGATGACTTCTTAAATATTTTTGGCCTAAAAAATTCAGAAGGATTTAAAGTCCTTAAAAGTTTTACTAATCCATCATTAGATCTAGGTGCCTTGGAGTTTAAAAGAGTGCTTAACTACTTGGGTTTAACTAAGAGTATCAGTTTTAAAACTGCAAAAGTTTTGGAAAAGCGTGCGTTGAATTTAGGAAAAAATAAAGCTTTTTCCGATCACGGTATTCTGACGACAAAAGAAAAGCTTAACTACATAAAAAAATATGAAGAAAGTAATAATAGTATTGCTAAAGAGTTTCTTAAAACTGAGATTTTATTTAAAGTAGAGTTGCCAAAAATCTCCGATGCAGATATAGAGCAAAAAATAGATTTTTTATGCGATAAAACAATTAAAGATATCGTTGATTATTTAATTAAAGAAAATCCTGAGCTCGTATCGAATTTAATTATTTATCTACAGGTATATTTAAAATATTTTGCAGAGGATAGCTATGTTATTGAGAAAATGCAACTTATTTTAGATGCCTTAATTGTAGGCTCTGTGGATCCTAAAGCTATATTTATTAAGGAGTTTTTTCGCCGTCGAAAAGTCTATTCAAGAATGAAAAAGAAACTCATATAAAATTCTCTTTTATGATCAGGGCTGGTCGGGAACCCGGCTGTCTTAGCTCGATAATGTTTTATGACATTGTGCTTTGTTGCTGTATAAAAAATGATAATCAAATATATACAATAGCGTGTTCGATAATTATTAGCCGATGAAGAGCAGTAGAGGTCTGGAGTTATGATAGCCTTTGTCCTCATTTAAGCGCTGTGGTGAAGGAGGGTTTACGGTGTGTCAAGTTTGTAGTGTTTACTTAAGCCAAAAAAACTTGATTCGCTCACTCTCTTTCGTAGGGGAGCTTGGAGTTGTTCAATGATTTTATCTGCGCTGTGCTCCCAGGTGTGATGTGCTTCGACTAATTTTTGCCCATTAGCGGCGATGTTCATAGATAAATCATCATTCTTTCGTAGTAAATTAAGTTTTGTTTGAAGTTCATCTATAGATGTGTATAGGACGACATTTTCCATGTCTAT from Lentisphaera profundi harbors:
- a CDS encoding CDP-glycerol glycerophosphotransferase family protein; this encodes MIGGVGAKTYCDNSCTFFEYLMNETGQKAYYVLSKHSKDLEKVRKLGPVLYKDSIKANYFSLSAKALVFSSGLKGDIVRINEKYLSRAVKVNLQHGVFGLKNNTIKYEADFSVTCGEEEAKLKAPLLGKGQELILTGFPQHDKLITESIKITPDKKTIFYMPTWREWFVGKDSFKESDFYANFTSFLTNPRLLAFLRENGIKINCYLHRNNMKYYSDLPDDLFNENICLLPENTNIQQQILISSLLITDYSSVSWEFLLLKKGVIFYQFDQSEYLKQRGSLLDFDKGIFGPICKSADECIDLLMESTESGYDKLLDLSWRDKFFTHYDGKNCERIYKKILIELARCKK
- a CDS encoding sulfotransferase family 2 domain-containing protein, which codes for MICHELKCVFVHIPKVAGTSIEKAFLQHLKILREDGAQLLIQKNADPLKGPPHLQHMTAEEYLKYGYLTQEQFDSYFKFTFVRDPYERIVSEYRYRRFYNEYDFKSYLTKNFPGPMDDDYVNYLDYYRHIMPQSDFIYNEKGELLVDFIGRFENIEDDFKKICEHLQVKLELPKSNKSKNKKSLFLRLKKIFNKNLMYSYSHDQYYCDDTLSFMKDYYKKDFEMLNYHFRQT